In Kocuria turfanensis, a single genomic region encodes these proteins:
- a CDS encoding dTMP kinase, which yields MLLGIDGAGKTTTAEALAAAARESGRPAIVLRNRSGRRWLARVSARCQLELPVRWADRVETGVRTVNVAVSRVRAYRRAGLVILDRHLVCQLVLRQGRGLPPGRVLPWLAARSIRPYAVVVLDIPAPIAQQRILRRGEDHESLDYLRTARTAYLELARAKGWSVVDATATTEVLAARIAAAVDL from the coding sequence GTGCTGCTGGGCATCGACGGGGCCGGGAAGACGACCACGGCCGAAGCGCTGGCGGCGGCGGCACGGGAGTCGGGACGACCGGCGATCGTGTTGCGCAACCGCTCCGGTCGCCGCTGGTTGGCCCGCGTCTCGGCACGCTGCCAGCTGGAGCTGCCCGTGCGGTGGGCGGACCGGGTCGAGACCGGAGTGCGCACCGTCAACGTCGCGGTGTCCCGGGTGCGGGCCTACCGCCGGGCGGGTCTGGTGATCCTCGACCGTCACCTGGTGTGCCAGCTGGTGCTGCGCCAGGGCCGGGGCCTGCCGCCGGGCCGGGTGCTGCCGTGGTTGGCGGCCCGGTCGATCCGCCCCTACGCGGTGGTCGTTCTCGACATCCCGGCCCCGATCGCCCAGCAACGGATCCTGCGCCGCGGCGAAGACCACGAGTCGCTGGACTACCTGCGGACCGCCCGCACCGCCTACCTGGAGCTCGCCCGGGCGAAGGGCTGGAGCGTGGTGGACGCTACCGCAACGACCGAGGTGCTGGCCGCCCGGATCGCCGCCGCCGTCGACCTCTGA
- the cspE gene encoding transcription antiterminator/RNA stability regulator CspE: MTTGTVKWFNADKGFGFITPEDGSKDVFAHFSAINSGGYRSLEENQRVEFETQDGPKGPQAANITVLA, encoded by the coding sequence ATGACTACTGGCACCGTGAAGTGGTTCAACGCCGACAAGGGCTTCGGCTTCATCACCCCCGAGGACGGCTCCAAGGACGTGTTCGCGCACTTCTCCGCGATCAACTCCGGCGGGTACCGCTCCCTGGAGGAGAACCAGCGCGTGGAGTTCGAGACCCAGGACGGCCCCAAGGGCCCCCAGGCCGCGAACATCACCGTGCTTGCGTGA
- a CDS encoding sugar-binding transcriptional regulator → MHDDAELYRVAELYYVQGATMEAVADRFGVSRSTVSRMLQAARERGIVRISLSPPLDSRSELSRTLHDAFGVTVHVAGTSPSASDAKRLEAAARSAAVLIGDWFGDEMTLGVAWGTTTSAVAAHLQSKRTRDTMVVQMNGAVSARLPQMGQSPGLFSQMATAFEASLMPFPAPAFFDNEETRTLMWQESSVRRVLAVRDTADLAVFSVGAFRGPALSEVYSGGYLTKDAFREFATHRVVGDVCTVFLREDGTYADLDLNRRASGPAPHELRRIPRRLCVVAGDHKVPGLVGALRAGVVTDLVIDDRTARTLVRHLAGR, encoded by the coding sequence GTGCATGATGATGCGGAGCTTTACCGCGTGGCGGAGCTGTACTACGTGCAGGGAGCGACGATGGAGGCGGTGGCGGACCGGTTCGGCGTCTCCCGCTCGACGGTCTCGCGGATGCTGCAGGCGGCCCGGGAGCGGGGCATCGTGCGGATCAGCCTGTCGCCTCCCTTGGATTCGCGCAGTGAGCTCTCACGGACATTGCACGACGCTTTCGGCGTTACGGTGCACGTGGCCGGGACCTCCCCGTCTGCCTCCGACGCGAAGCGGTTGGAGGCCGCGGCCCGTTCCGCGGCGGTGCTGATCGGCGACTGGTTCGGGGACGAGATGACCTTGGGGGTGGCCTGGGGCACCACGACCTCGGCGGTAGCTGCCCACCTGCAGTCCAAGCGCACCCGGGACACAATGGTGGTGCAGATGAATGGCGCAGTGAGCGCCCGTTTGCCGCAGATGGGGCAGTCGCCCGGACTGTTTTCCCAGATGGCCACGGCGTTTGAGGCCTCCCTAATGCCGTTCCCCGCCCCGGCGTTCTTCGACAACGAGGAGACCCGCACCCTGATGTGGCAGGAGTCCTCGGTGCGCCGGGTGCTCGCGGTGCGCGACACCGCCGATTTAGCCGTTTTTAGCGTGGGCGCCTTCCGTGGCCCGGCGCTGTCCGAGGTCTACAGCGGCGGCTATCTCACCAAGGACGCCTTTCGGGAGTTCGCGACCCACCGGGTGGTCGGGGACGTGTGCACGGTCTTCCTGCGCGAGGACGGGACCTACGCCGACCTCGACCTCAACCGCCGCGCCTCCGGTCCTGCGCCGCACGAACTGCGGCGGATCCCGCGGCGGCTGTGTGTGGTCGCCGGCGACCACAAGGTCCCCGGCCTCGTCGGGGCGCTGCGGGCGGGCGTGGTTACCGACCTGGTCATCGACGATCGCACGGCTCGGACCCTGGTGCGCCACCTCGCCGGACGCTGA
- a CDS encoding alpha/beta hydrolase domain-containing protein yields the protein MQKFTGASLALSLSLVVGVVGAGMLPAHAEADEFPRKGGQKTSRPAVQRVTPIPETTLLPATEDSHPFGAADHQLIPEDLSRQGYVEEEYLASGNANVYSWPAPGPAIVRTADAPYTTRVLVRKPAKDQHFSGNVVVEMLNPSNLFDLNIGWAMAREQIVSNGDAWVGITAKPISVEALKNFDAERYGSLSFANPLPLDDPQNCTAVAADSSRTTENGLVWDIYSQVGAWLKSDAPSNPLAYGGESTLVERAYGFGYSQTGGYLANYINGVQPHVVESDGAPIYDGYIVGVAGGAFAGAYPMNQCESAPGPEDPRRQFKDVGVPIMRLMSQSDYLRGIGSRRPDSDATGDQYRHYEMAGAGHATPDELYFSAASEDIVAAGRTVPPMSCNEGPRSRFPSSIFFNAALKNLDLWVQDGVAPPRAEPILVENGAAVLDEFGNVQGGLRSPYLDVPTSTWYGTATGASFCFIAGYERPFDDETVSALYPTHGSYVKAVKDNVRELKEQRFLTPEDARKLHKEATQADIPR from the coding sequence GTGCAAAAGTTCACTGGCGCCTCTCTGGCGCTGTCATTATCACTTGTAGTGGGAGTGGTGGGGGCGGGGATGCTTCCGGCCCATGCGGAAGCCGATGAATTCCCGAGAAAGGGGGGGCAAAAAACCTCTAGGCCAGCGGTTCAGCGAGTGACGCCGATACCGGAAACAACGCTTCTTCCCGCCACGGAGGACTCCCACCCCTTCGGGGCAGCAGACCACCAGCTCATTCCCGAGGACCTGTCCAGGCAGGGGTATGTGGAAGAGGAATACCTCGCCAGCGGCAACGCCAACGTCTACAGCTGGCCGGCTCCGGGGCCTGCCATCGTACGCACAGCAGATGCGCCTTACACGACACGGGTTCTCGTGCGGAAGCCCGCCAAAGACCAGCACTTCAGCGGCAATGTCGTGGTGGAGATGCTCAATCCATCGAACCTGTTTGATCTCAACATCGGATGGGCCATGGCACGCGAGCAGATCGTGAGCAACGGGGACGCGTGGGTGGGGATCACTGCAAAGCCGATCTCGGTCGAGGCCCTCAAGAACTTTGATGCCGAACGATACGGCTCCCTGTCTTTCGCGAACCCACTCCCACTGGATGATCCTCAAAATTGTACGGCGGTCGCCGCAGACAGTTCTCGGACCACCGAGAACGGGTTGGTATGGGATATCTACAGCCAGGTCGGAGCCTGGCTGAAGAGTGATGCGCCCTCGAATCCGCTGGCATATGGCGGAGAATCAACCCTAGTGGAGAGGGCTTACGGCTTCGGCTACTCCCAGACCGGCGGCTACCTGGCCAACTACATCAACGGCGTTCAACCCCACGTCGTCGAGTCCGACGGAGCACCGATCTACGACGGCTACATCGTTGGTGTTGCAGGCGGCGCCTTTGCCGGGGCCTATCCGATGAACCAGTGCGAGAGCGCACCGGGCCCCGAGGATCCGCGCCGCCAGTTCAAGGACGTCGGTGTGCCGATCATGCGGCTCATGTCTCAGTCGGACTATCTGCGCGGCATCGGCTCGCGCAGGCCCGACAGCGACGCAACTGGGGACCAGTACCGTCACTACGAAATGGCCGGCGCAGGTCATGCCACCCCGGACGAGCTGTACTTCTCGGCCGCTTCCGAGGACATCGTGGCAGCCGGGCGAACAGTTCCTCCGATGAGTTGCAACGAGGGGCCCCGCAGTCGTTTTCCGAGTTCCATCTTCTTCAATGCTGCTTTGAAGAATCTCGACCTTTGGGTTCAGGATGGCGTTGCACCGCCACGCGCAGAACCGATCTTGGTCGAGAATGGTGCCGCCGTGCTCGACGAATTTGGCAACGTGCAGGGGGGACTTCGCTCTCCTTACCTCGATGTACCGACCAGCACTTGGTACGGAACCGCCACGGGTGCCTCCTTTTGCTTCATAGCCGGATATGAACGCCCGTTCGACGATGAAACCGTCAGCGCCCTCTATCCCACCCACGGATCCTACGTGAAAGCGGTGAAAGACAACGTGCGTGAGCTAAAGGAGCAGCGATTCCTGACACCGGAGGACGCGCGGAAGCTCCATAAGGAAGCCACCCAGGCGGACATTCCTCGATGA
- a CDS encoding IS5 family transposase, whose amino-acid sequence MPAVPSCIIEPIWDQFSALISPVVDGHLLGCHRPRLPDRVVFDKLVQVLVLGAAYEKIADTTCSATTIRNRREEWSEAGILTALEQICLEAYDKMIGLQLEDLAVDGCITQAPCGGEAAGRSPVDRGKQGTKRSVLVDGTGLPLGVVVAAANRHDSPLLRPTMETLSRFGFELPERITVHLDAGYDSKATRALLEELGCNGEIATKGIPAPIQNTARWVVERTNSWHNRGFKKLAVCTEKRIRVIEAFIGLANAIIITGRLLREGWTHHRWGTRPARQP is encoded by the coding sequence GTGCCTGCTGTTCCATCGTGCATCATTGAGCCCATCTGGGACCAGTTCTCCGCTCTGATCTCTCCGGTGGTCGACGGCCACCTTTTGGGCTGTCACCGACCCCGGCTGCCGGACCGCGTCGTCTTCGACAAGCTGGTGCAGGTCCTGGTGCTCGGGGCGGCCTATGAGAAGATCGCCGACACCACCTGTTCGGCCACCACCATCCGCAACCGCCGCGAGGAGTGGAGCGAAGCAGGGATTCTCACCGCCCTGGAGCAGATCTGCCTCGAGGCCTACGACAAGATGATCGGGTTGCAGCTGGAGGACCTCGCCGTGGACGGGTGCATCACCCAAGCTCCCTGCGGCGGCGAGGCCGCCGGCAGATCCCCGGTCGACCGCGGGAAGCAGGGCACCAAACGCTCCGTGCTCGTCGACGGCACCGGCCTGCCCCTGGGTGTGGTAGTCGCTGCGGCCAACCGCCACGACTCTCCTCTGCTGCGCCCCACGATGGAAACGCTGTCCCGGTTCGGCTTTGAGCTGCCCGAACGGATAACGGTGCACCTCGACGCCGGCTACGACTCCAAGGCCACCCGTGCGTTGCTCGAGGAGCTGGGCTGCAATGGTGAGATCGCTACCAAGGGCATCCCCGCACCGATCCAGAACACCGCCCGCTGGGTGGTGGAACGCACCAACTCCTGGCACAACCGAGGGTTCAAGAAGCTGGCCGTCTGCACCGAGAAACGCATCCGGGTGATCGAGGCCTTCATCGGACTGGCCAACGCCATCATCATCACCGGCAGGCTGCTCCGCGAGGGGTGGACCCATCACCGCTGGGGCACACGACCGGCCCGACAACCATGA
- a CDS encoding SDR family NAD(P)-dependent oxidoreductase — MTTFAIIGAGRNLGEAVARRFGREGYSLALIARNQDRVDQLAADLVADGFTAKGYAANVRDTDSLVAALDQATQDLGLIEVLSYNPLPQKEFLRPLLESTVGDVRAAVEFSVYGPVAAVHQVLQGMRVLKKGSLLFVNGGSAVQPVQHFAGTSIGFAGETAYVEMLDQALKDEPIYVGQLIIPGAIVPGDEQKDPQVLAEKLWQMHSQRSRLRMFATELETQPY, encoded by the coding sequence ATGACGACTTTCGCGATCATCGGAGCAGGACGAAACCTCGGTGAGGCAGTCGCTCGACGCTTCGGCAGGGAGGGCTACAGCCTGGCCCTCATCGCCCGGAACCAGGACCGGGTCGACCAGCTGGCCGCTGACCTGGTCGCTGACGGCTTCACCGCGAAGGGGTACGCGGCGAACGTGCGCGACACCGACAGCCTCGTCGCGGCCCTGGACCAGGCGACCCAGGATCTCGGTCTCATCGAGGTGCTGTCGTACAACCCGCTGCCGCAGAAGGAGTTCCTGCGACCGCTCCTGGAGTCGACGGTCGGGGATGTCAGGGCCGCTGTCGAGTTCTCGGTCTACGGCCCCGTCGCCGCCGTGCACCAGGTGCTGCAGGGCATGCGCGTGCTGAAGAAGGGCTCGCTTCTCTTCGTCAACGGCGGAAGTGCGGTGCAGCCGGTGCAGCACTTCGCGGGCACCTCGATCGGCTTCGCCGGTGAGACCGCCTATGTCGAAATGCTGGACCAGGCGCTGAAGGACGAGCCGATCTACGTCGGCCAGCTCATCATCCCCGGTGCGATCGTTCCGGGCGACGAGCAGAAGGATCCGCAGGTGCTCGCGGAGAAGCTGTGGCAGATGCACTCCCAGCGCAGCCGGCTGCGGATGTTCGCCACCGAGCTGGAGACTCAGCCGTACTGA
- a CDS encoding CPBP family intramembrane glutamic endopeptidase, which yields MSHGTSFRPWWFLAVTFGWSWAFWWAAVWSGGSWRDPLPFVLFAVGGTGPLLSAVLLLRVAGRREDEVDFWRRLVGVRLLRPRWWVLVVVVALLPSVVGRAVTGGDGAGLGYGAPLVLATAVVAGVLEEPGWRGYAVDALSARHGAVPAAGIVGAAWALWHLPLFFLPGSYQHGLGAGSTDFWLFLLNLLALSFVYAAVYFITGRSILAVVVLHALANAPGELVSVSPARGVETAVTLVLAAAAVLGLVRRARGRPDRDSGASGPAPVLGE from the coding sequence ATGTCCCACGGCACCTCTTTTCGCCCGTGGTGGTTCCTGGCCGTGACGTTCGGCTGGTCGTGGGCGTTCTGGTGGGCGGCGGTGTGGTCCGGTGGGAGCTGGCGCGATCCGCTGCCCTTCGTGCTGTTCGCCGTGGGCGGGACCGGACCGCTGCTGTCGGCGGTGCTGCTGTTGCGGGTCGCCGGTCGGCGGGAGGACGAGGTCGACTTCTGGCGCCGTCTGGTCGGCGTCCGGCTGCTCCGGCCGCGCTGGTGGGTTCTCGTCGTGGTGGTCGCGCTGCTGCCCTCCGTCGTCGGGCGGGCCGTGACGGGTGGCGACGGCGCGGGACTCGGGTACGGGGCCCCGCTCGTGCTGGCCACTGCCGTGGTCGCCGGGGTGCTCGAGGAGCCGGGATGGCGCGGGTACGCCGTGGACGCGCTGAGCGCCCGGCACGGCGCGGTGCCGGCCGCCGGCATCGTGGGCGCCGCCTGGGCGCTGTGGCACCTGCCGTTGTTCTTCCTCCCGGGTTCCTACCAGCACGGCCTGGGTGCGGGGTCGACTGACTTCTGGTTGTTCCTGCTGAACCTTCTGGCCTTGTCGTTCGTGTACGCGGCGGTCTACTTCATCACCGGGCGCAGCATTCTCGCCGTCGTGGTGCTCCACGCCCTGGCGAACGCGCCCGGGGAACTGGTCTCGGTCTCCCCGGCACGGGGCGTCGAGACGGCGGTGACACTGGTGCTGGCCGCCGCGGCGGTCCTCGGGCTCGTCCGCCGGGCGCGGGGCCGGCCGGACCGGGATTCCGGTGCGTCCGGCCCCGCGCCGGTGCTGGGGGAGTGA
- a CDS encoding esterase/lipase family protein, which yields MLCVLTFSAPAAHASTVDISPPGANDWSCQPSEDHPYPVVLVPGTFESMAKNWSTLSPRLKNQGYCVFALNYGETNGLDATGPVAESAKELAPFVDAVLAATGAKKVDLVGHSQGGMMPRYYMGFLNGAKNVNHLIGIAPSNHGTQGLIVPPPDFMPATEDTSNPTCQACADQQAGSSFMAELNSIGDTVPGPAYTVIATKYDEVVTPYQSQFLSGPTKKVTNITIQDKCPLDLIEHDQAPNDPVVHRLVVHALAQPAGKPADPVYQPSCLL from the coding sequence ATGCTGTGTGTCCTAACCTTTTCTGCACCTGCCGCTCACGCGAGCACCGTCGACATCTCGCCCCCGGGCGCTAACGACTGGTCCTGCCAGCCCTCCGAGGACCATCCGTATCCCGTGGTCCTCGTGCCGGGAACTTTTGAAAGCATGGCCAAGAACTGGTCCACTTTGTCCCCGCGCCTCAAGAATCAGGGATATTGCGTCTTCGCACTCAATTACGGGGAGACCAACGGCCTCGACGCCACCGGCCCCGTCGCCGAGTCGGCTAAGGAGCTTGCGCCGTTCGTCGACGCAGTGCTCGCCGCGACAGGCGCCAAGAAGGTCGACTTGGTCGGTCACAGCCAAGGCGGGATGATGCCCCGCTACTACATGGGTTTCCTCAACGGCGCGAAGAACGTCAACCACCTGATCGGTATCGCCCCCTCCAACCACGGCACCCAAGGTCTGATCGTGCCGCCGCCGGATTTCATGCCCGCGACCGAGGACACCAGCAACCCCACCTGCCAGGCCTGCGCCGACCAACAAGCTGGATCTTCTTTCATGGCCGAGCTCAATTCGATCGGTGACACGGTCCCCGGTCCGGCCTACACGGTCATCGCCACGAAGTATGACGAAGTGGTCACCCCGTACCAGAGCCAGTTCCTGTCCGGACCGACCAAGAAGGTCACCAACATCACCATCCAGGACAAGTGCCCTCTGGACCTCATTGAGCACGACCAGGCTCCCAACGACCCGGTCGTCCACCGACTGGTTGTTCACGCACTGGCCCAGCCCGCCGGAAAGCCGGCCGACCCCGTCTACCAGCCCAGCTGCCTTCTCTAG
- a CDS encoding IS256 family transposase codes for MLDFYRSIPAGLLGEALSETSPDLMRSLLQTVINALLSADADAVVGAEWGRPAPERVTQRNGYRHRDLDTRIGTIDVAVPKLRAGTYFPDWLLERRKRAESALITVVADCYLAGVSTRRMDKLVKTLGINSLSKSQVSRMATDLDEHVESFRHRPLGEAGPFTFVAADALSMKVREGGRVVNAVVLLATGVNSDGHREVLGMRVATAETGAAWNEFFADLVARGLAGVRLVTSDAHRGLREAIAANLPGAGWQRCRTHYAANLMAVTPKSMWPAVKAMLHSVYDQPDAAAVDAQFDRLIDYVAEKLPAVAEHLADAREDLLAFTGFPKDVWMQIWSNNPAERLNKEIRRRTDAVGIFPNRGAIVRLVGAVLAEQTDEWAEGRRYLGLEVLARCRLTVVADTGSEVRPDPLTALTA; via the coding sequence CTGCTTGACTTCTATAGGAGCATCCCTGCCGGCCTGCTCGGCGAAGCCCTGTCCGAAACCTCCCCGGACCTGATGCGCAGCTTGTTGCAGACGGTGATCAACGCACTGCTCTCCGCCGACGCGGACGCGGTGGTCGGCGCCGAATGGGGCAGACCCGCTCCCGAGCGGGTGACCCAGCGCAACGGCTACCGCCACCGCGACCTCGACACCCGGATCGGCACCATCGACGTCGCCGTGCCCAAGCTGCGGGCCGGCACCTACTTCCCCGACTGGCTGCTCGAGCGCCGCAAGCGGGCCGAGTCCGCCCTGATCACTGTGGTCGCCGACTGCTACCTCGCCGGGGTCTCGACCCGCCGGATGGACAAGCTGGTGAAGACCCTCGGCATCAACTCCCTGTCGAAGTCCCAGGTCTCCCGGATGGCCACCGACCTCGACGAGCACGTCGAGTCCTTCCGCCACCGGCCCCTGGGCGAGGCCGGTCCTTTCACGTTCGTGGCCGCCGACGCGCTGAGCATGAAAGTCAGGGAGGGCGGGCGAGTGGTCAACGCCGTCGTGCTGCTGGCCACCGGGGTCAACAGTGACGGCCACCGCGAGGTCCTCGGGATGCGGGTGGCCACGGCCGAGACCGGGGCGGCTTGGAACGAGTTCTTCGCCGATCTGGTGGCCCGCGGGCTGGCCGGAGTGCGGCTGGTGACCTCGGACGCGCACCGAGGCCTGCGCGAGGCGATCGCGGCGAACCTACCCGGAGCGGGATGGCAGCGGTGCCGCACCCACTACGCCGCGAACTTGATGGCCGTGACACCAAAGTCGATGTGGCCGGCTGTGAAAGCGATGCTGCACTCGGTGTACGACCAGCCCGACGCCGCCGCGGTCGACGCCCAGTTCGATCGCTTGATTGACTACGTCGCCGAGAAGCTGCCCGCGGTCGCCGAGCACCTCGCGGACGCCCGGGAGGATCTGCTGGCCTTCACCGGCTTTCCGAAGGACGTGTGGATGCAGATCTGGTCCAACAACCCCGCCGAGCGGCTGAACAAGGAGATCCGGCGCCGAACCGACGCAGTGGGGATCTTCCCCAACCGAGGAGCCATCGTCCGTCTCGTCGGGGCCGTGCTGGCCGAGCAGACCGACGAGTGGGCCGAAGGCCGCCGCTATCTGGGGCTCGAGGTCCTCGCCCGCTGCCGGCTCACCGTCGTCGCCGACACCGGAAGCGAGGTCAGGCCCGACCCCCTGACTGCCCTCACAGCCTGA
- a CDS encoding LysR family transcriptional regulator produces the protein MDVRQLEFFIAVAEEGSFTRAAERSFVSQPGLSASIRSLERELGTQLFTRGRHGASLTSPGAVFRPGVERILDQVRDAQRAVLGDEPGRAELRIGAEQCLGGAVDIVDLLTSFASEHPTADLEFVQDVSSRLAPMLDEGRLDVALIAAPAASAPMNNSLLLRREPFVALSHDDVPCTSLADLQDVRTVDFGGTWEARRILDAALATAGVTRRTIVEANDVHMLVDLVTRGFGIAMVPESIAAKQAAQHLVHTPLSDAPEWEVHLATCADPSPSAKAFTSMFVPQAEIVCLRGDLAVHL, from the coding sequence ATGGATGTTCGTCAGCTGGAGTTCTTCATCGCCGTCGCCGAGGAAGGCAGCTTCACACGTGCGGCCGAGCGCTCGTTCGTCTCACAGCCCGGGCTGTCGGCGTCGATCCGCTCGCTCGAGCGCGAGCTCGGGACTCAGCTGTTCACGCGCGGCCGCCACGGCGCGTCCCTGACGAGTCCGGGCGCGGTGTTCCGGCCGGGGGTCGAGCGGATCCTCGACCAGGTGCGCGACGCCCAGCGCGCCGTCCTCGGCGACGAGCCCGGGCGCGCTGAACTGCGCATCGGCGCCGAGCAGTGCCTCGGCGGTGCCGTCGACATCGTCGACCTCCTGACGTCGTTCGCCAGCGAGCACCCCACTGCCGACCTCGAGTTCGTCCAGGACGTGAGCTCACGCCTCGCGCCGATGCTCGACGAAGGGCGCCTCGACGTCGCTCTCATCGCCGCACCAGCGGCATCCGCCCCCATGAACAACAGCTTGTTGCTGCGCCGAGAGCCGTTCGTCGCACTCTCGCACGACGACGTGCCGTGCACGTCACTCGCGGACCTGCAGGATGTCCGCACCGTCGACTTCGGTGGCACCTGGGAGGCAAGGCGCATACTCGACGCAGCGCTGGCCACCGCCGGCGTGACACGTCGCACGATCGTCGAGGCCAACGACGTGCACATGCTCGTAGACCTCGTCACACGCGGCTTCGGGATCGCGATGGTGCCTGAGTCGATCGCCGCGAAGCAGGCAGCCCAGCACCTCGTGCACACGCCACTGTCCGACGCGCCGGAGTGGGAGGTCCACCTCGCCACCTGTGCCGACCCGTCGCCATCCGCGAAGGCGTTCACGAGCATGTTCGTTCCGCAGGCGGAGATCGTCTGTCTCCGTGGAGATCTCGCTGTGCATCTGTAG
- a CDS encoding aldo/keto reductase yields MTSVPEIRIADGVSIPQLGFGVYQVPPETTEEAVTMALEVGYRHVDTAQMYGNEQGVGDALEASGLNRDELFVTSKLNNSFHRRDDALREAEKSVERLGGPMDLFLIHWPLPTIDVDYLETWKAMIEIRDAGLTRAIGVSNFQVPHLQRIIAETGVKPAVNQIEVHPYLTNETVRAYNAEQGIATEAWSPIAQGAVLDDPAIAAIAERLGKTTAQVTLRWHIQRHDIVFPKSVTRSRVEENFQLFDFELTDADIQAITALNKDHRTGPDPDTFDYVPA; encoded by the coding sequence ATGACGTCCGTTCCTGAGATCCGGATCGCCGATGGTGTCAGCATCCCGCAGCTGGGCTTCGGCGTGTACCAGGTTCCGCCGGAGACGACCGAGGAGGCCGTGACGATGGCCCTCGAGGTCGGATACCGCCACGTGGACACGGCGCAGATGTACGGCAACGAGCAGGGCGTCGGCGACGCGCTCGAGGCCTCCGGTCTGAACCGCGACGAGCTGTTCGTCACGAGCAAGCTCAACAACAGCTTCCACCGTCGTGACGACGCGCTGCGCGAGGCCGAGAAGAGCGTCGAGCGGCTCGGCGGCCCGATGGACCTTTTCCTCATCCACTGGCCGCTGCCCACGATCGACGTCGACTACCTCGAGACGTGGAAGGCCATGATCGAGATCCGGGACGCCGGCCTGACCCGCGCGATCGGCGTCTCCAACTTCCAGGTGCCCCACCTTCAGCGCATCATCGCCGAGACCGGCGTCAAGCCCGCTGTGAACCAGATCGAGGTGCACCCGTACCTGACCAACGAGACGGTGCGCGCCTACAACGCGGAGCAGGGCATCGCGACCGAGGCCTGGTCCCCCATCGCCCAGGGAGCGGTTCTCGACGACCCCGCGATCGCCGCGATCGCCGAGCGCCTCGGCAAGACGACCGCGCAGGTCACGCTGCGCTGGCACATCCAGCGCCACGACATCGTGTTCCCCAAGTCCGTCACCCGCTCGCGTGTCGAGGAGAACTTCCAGCTCTTCGACTTCGAGCTGACCGACGCAGACATCCAGGCGATCACGGCGCTGAACAAGGACCACCGCACGGGCCCGGACCCCGACACGTTCGACTACGTCCCCGCGTGA
- a CDS encoding pyruvate, water dikinase regulatory protein, whose protein sequence is MTDSCPVAFFVSDSTGITAETLGNTLITQFPAQRFERHTVPFLTTADHAHQVAARITTAAETGRTTVVFSTVVDPHLRGILEAGAGYFVDLFGSHIHQLEAALHTTANPQPGRAHGLGDAIRYQSRMTAVEYAMEHDDGQSIRALERADLILIAPSRCGKTPTSMYLALQHGIRTANFPLVDEDFAHRSLPAPIAAYATKCFGLTSQPLRLSQVRQERRPGTIYASLPQCTWELRNAQQMYALNDIPHLNSAFMSVEEISATILQRMDLQETGTVKPPGVV, encoded by the coding sequence GTGACCGACTCCTGCCCGGTGGCGTTCTTCGTCTCCGACAGCACCGGCATCACCGCCGAGACCCTCGGCAACACCCTCATCACCCAGTTCCCGGCCCAGCGCTTCGAACGCCACACCGTGCCCTTCCTCACCACCGCCGACCACGCCCACCAGGTCGCGGCCCGGATCACCACCGCTGCGGAAACCGGGCGCACCACCGTGGTGTTCTCCACCGTCGTGGACCCGCACCTGCGCGGCATCCTCGAGGCTGGCGCCGGGTACTTCGTGGACCTCTTCGGCTCCCACATCCACCAGCTCGAAGCCGCCCTGCACACCACCGCGAACCCTCAACCCGGCAGGGCCCACGGGCTCGGCGACGCCATCCGCTACCAGTCGCGGATGACAGCCGTCGAGTACGCCATGGAACACGACGACGGGCAATCCATCCGCGCCCTGGAACGGGCCGATCTGATCCTCATCGCCCCCTCACGCTGCGGCAAGACCCCCACCAGCATGTACCTGGCCCTGCAGCACGGCATCCGCACCGCGAACTTCCCCCTAGTCGACGAAGACTTCGCCCACCGGTCCCTGCCGGCACCCATCGCCGCCTACGCGACCAAGTGCTTCGGACTCACCTCCCAACCCCTGCGACTGAGCCAGGTCCGCCAGGAAAGACGCCCGGGCACCATCTACGCCTCCCTGCCCCAATGCACCTGGGAACTGCGCAACGCCCAGCAGATGTACGCCCTCAACGACATCCCCCACCTCAACTCAGCCTTCATGTCCGTGGAAGAAATTTCCGCCACGATCCTCCAGAGAATGGATCTCCAAGAAACCGGCACGGTCAAGCCCCCTGGAGTGGTGTAG